Genomic window (Erythrolamprus reginae isolate rEryReg1 chromosome 3, rEryReg1.hap1, whole genome shotgun sequence):
GTTTGAACATCCCCATGGGGCAAACAGGCCCCAGGGGCTCTTTGAAAGAATCCGAGGAGGCAGGCTGGGATTCAATGAGCCAGAAGATTACGCAGACGGATTTAGGTGTCCAGAACTGGAATCCGGTCTCCCCCAAGACGGGTATCCATTGCGGCTGGACTACGTGCCTTCCAACGCTTCCAAAGAGGTGCGACACGGCTCTGATCACCTGAACCCCGGCGGGAACGGTCTCCTTGGCCTCCCGTCCCTGCGGAGGCAGAACATGGGGCAGAAGTTCATGTGCCAGACCTCCCCAACCCAGAAGCAGAGCACGGAGCAGAGGCTCTTCCTGCATGACCAGGGCCCCGACGGGGAGCAGGACAAGAAGGTCCAGGAGAACAGGGCAGGGCTGCGCAACTGGAGGATCTCCTCCTACCTCAGCGGGTACCAGTCTGACCCGGGGGAGGACGGCCTCCCGATGCCCATGGAGTCGGAGGGGCACAACGAGGGGCTAGGCCCTCCAGAACCGCTCGCGAGGTATCCCAGTGACCTCCTCCCCACGTTCAAGCCTCCGCTTCCACTTCCGAATGCCAAAGACATTTCCGGGACCGAGAGATTGCCAGAAGAAACCTCGGTGGTGAAGCAGGACCCCTTCAGGAGCAGGATAAATCCCTTGATCCAGAGGAGTTCGCGGCTTAGGTCTTCTCTCATTTTCAGTGCTGCCAAACTGGACCAGCCAAACTCGTCTGCTGAGAAGGTCCAAATGGTGCACAAAGAGCAGACCTCCACCGAAATGACCAAGGAGGCAGAAACCATTAAAGCCGGCACCGTCTCCAAAGTGGCCGAGCTGCTGGAAAAGTACAAGTCGGTGGGGAAGGACTCACAAAGCACCACCCTCAGCCACACCAAAGCCGTGTCTGCCTTTCTCCAGGAAGAGTCCCAGAATGCGGGGAGAAAGGGCACCACCTCGGTGCAGTACAAGATCCTGGAGAGCCGGGTGCTGGACTCCAAAGACTCCTTCAGCCCTTACAAGCTGCACCCGGAGTCGGGGGAGCCGTTTGGAGCCTCTGCCTCAGCCACCGACCCTGCGGGCTTCCACGGCGGCAACAAGGCGGAGAAGCTGGCCTCTCGATTCTACCCAGCTGACCAACCCGGTCTCCCTCCAGAGAAGGAGAGCTTGATATTTGTGGGAGAAACTCCGAAATGTGCCATAGCAGACAGGACGGAGAGCGTCCCTGCCAGAGGAGGAGACGGGTCTGAAGCCGAAGTCCCCAAGCCAGCACCGGCCCCGGTGGGCACCCTCTCCTCCAGGAACCAGGGCTCGGACAGCTCTCTCAGCAAGCCCGACGAAGAGAGCGGCAAGCAGGAACAGAGTCCCAGAGAGTTTTTCAGGAGAGGGTCCCTCAAGCTGAAGCAGCTGCTGAGCCCCAAGGCTGAGAAAAAACCAGAGGAGGAAGCAGGCCTGGAGGGCTGGAAGCCAGAGAAGCTGAGCGCAGGAGCCCCCCTCAAGCGAGCGCCCAGGTGCGATTCTCAGGAGGTTATAGAAGAGGAGAAATCCCCCAAACTGCCTGCCCCTGGGCCTGCCCTCCGGCCGAACCCAGCGCCCCAGCCGCGACTGCCCTCCTCCGCGGCCAACGTCCTCTACAGCAGCAACCTCCGAGACGACACGAAGGTCATTCTGGAGCAAATCTCAGCCCACAGCCAGAAGAACCGGGCAGAGGTGGTGGCCAGGCAGCTCCCGGCAGCCAGCAACCCTGAGGTGTCCAGGTCCACCACCAGCCTAGACCGCAAAGGGGACGAGAGGAACACGGGGATCGGCAGGTCCGAAAGCTTTGGGAGCCACAAGCGGGGCCTGCAGAGGGAGGCGTCGGAGGACCGGGACTCCCTGCTGAAGAGGATGGAGAGCATGAGGAAGGAGAAGCGCGTCTACAGCCGCTTTGAGGTCTTCTGCAAGAAGGAGGAGCAAGGCGGGGAGGAGGAATACGAGGCAGACGCCAAGGACAAGAAGATGGGGAAGTTCATGCCAAAACTCTTGGGGTCCTTCAAAACCAAAAAATGACTTTGAGGAGGCTGCTGCTGGGGAGGCCCTGCCTGAGACCCAGGTGTGTGGCTGCCCATCCTCGGCAGACCTTCCATCCCCAAGCCCATTCTAGCAGCtggacagctgggctgggggagaggggaagggggggTACCAAGCAGGATTAAATGGCCACGGGGGAAACTAAGAGGCCAGCACCCCACTAGAGTATAATTTTTTTTGGAGGGGCTGGAGATTAGTCCCACAACTAGGAACCACGCCCCCCCTCCGGGCAGGGGAGAAAAACACACCAATAAGATGAACAAAGAGGGGGCAGTTGTCACCACGGCTGCTTTTCCCACAAGTACCATTTGAGACCCCAATTCTTGGGGGCCCAGCTCAGGACAGCCATCCTGCCCACCATTCCACTGGACCCTTTCTTTATGGGGAAGGTCAATTTGAGGTGGGGGGgcggaagaaagagaggcaggactAAGGAATCCAGAAGGGGAGGTGAAGCCACCCGAGAAAAACAAAAGAGGTGAGCAGGTCCCATTCATTACAGGAGTGCTGCCCAAACCGGCGTGAATGGCACCCAAGGTCATCACCCAACCGTAACCGAGCCTCTTACGTTGACTTGAGGTGGTTTTCTCGCACTGGGCGAAAGGGACTTCTGGACAGGTGGCTTTGAGTAAGGAAGGAAAGTTGCGGGGGAATCTTTTGGCTAGATGACCGTCTTGCTGGAAGACCTCCAGTAAAGGAGAATTTGCCTCCCCGGCCAGCCTGGCTTCCCCCTGACCGCTGTCTTTGTTCTTTGGGCAGGCTGGTCCTGGTCCTGCCctctgacagcccttcagatatcggggggggggggggggctgccctcGTGCATCTCCTATCCAGCTCTCCCACCATCCCCCCTGGAGCCAGGACTCCACCTAGGGGGTTGGCCAGGGCGGGACCTTTGCTTCTCGGGATTCGGACTTTTGGGGTGCTGTAAATGCACCCAGCTTCTCATGTATGGTTGATGAGAACCCCAAGGTCACGTGTACGGTCATCAAGTCTTCCCTAGAATTGTGCCGTACGTGTTTCCCGCCAAGATGCAGAACTCGGCAATGCTCCCACTCTAAACTCTTCATTTCAGCTCAGTGTTCGTGTTGCTCTAAATCTTTTCACATCTTCTCTCCCAAGATTTCTACCCACTCAATTCTTTCCTCCAAACCTTTGATAAAATGAGCTCCGAGCCtcaaccaccaccaccctgcccccccccccactggagctttagggctgggggaaactACTGTAAAATGGACTCACCGTTGGCTGAATGGTTGCACCCCCAAAAGTGCTTTCAGCTGCTCCCCTTTACGAGGGGCCTACAACCTGGTGGGCTTTATTTTTTGACACGTCTGTTGTTCCTCTTTCCACGTTCTGTAtgaatctctttttctctctggcaTTTGAAATAACTCCTGCACGTCCTTTCTGGCTTCCTCAGATTTCCCCGTTTCTCTTTGGTTGACTTAATTCTGACAGTCCGTTAGAGAATTTCTTAgaattcttctcatccttcttgGATTGTTTACTTCTTCAGGACTTCAAGTAATTGGGTCTCACTATCTTCCCTTGGAATTTGGATAATTCATTCCAAAAATTTATCTTTTCAGTTCCTCTTCCAGGTACTACAAACTCAAAGACAACCTTGTAACTTTGCCTAAAGTTTCAGTTATCTCCACTTTCTTGTGAATGAGGGTCTTGGGCCAGATTGATGAATGAAGCTCTTGGCAAAACAGGGCAAAAGTTTACTCAGATTTATTCAGGATTTGATTTGGCAAATCCCCACTGATATCAGGATAATTGAAATCTCCCGCTATTATTGACACCCATAGGATTGGAAGTGGGAAGGGACACCCCAGCCACCCAGCCGCCTTCCCTGAAATGCCCTTTCGTGTGCCT
Coding sequences:
- the FAM83H gene encoding protein FAM83H; this encodes MARRSQSSSQGDNPLDPNYLPPHYKEYYRLALDLLAEEGQESYHRFLAEEAAPDFLCPSEVEHITQHLQKPQYACQEAGGSTDSSPPEADTDGSSGTYWPMNSDLAVPELDLGWPMVFGFRGTEVTTLVQPPPPDNPSIKEEARRMIRAAQQVIAIVMDVFTDVDLLSEVLEAAARRVPVYILLDEMHAQLFLDMAAKCRVNLNFVEFLRVRTVSGPTYYCRTGMSFKGHVKEKFLLVDCMVVLSGSYSFMWSFEKIHRSIAHIFQGELVASFDEEFRILFAQSDPLVPPSNVLVRTETPVGPYGMAPFGNNNMMPFFPKKPQLLLPREDSLFSPFVDRIDPDRYFLSSLRRDDMMRHTLEGSAMRMYSKKMEMENCQADPLRGYLRSKQLEMDSFKRHSFAEGTFENFQSTKQFSKQLYMNNLDEFKIQSSHFQKDQFYQYQFEHPHGANRPQGLFERIRGGRLGFNEPEDYADGFRCPELESGLPQDGYPLRLDYVPSNASKEVRHGSDHLNPGGNGLLGLPSLRRQNMGQKFMCQTSPTQKQSTEQRLFLHDQGPDGEQDKKVQENRAGLRNWRISSYLSGYQSDPGEDGLPMPMESEGHNEGLGPPEPLARYPSDLLPTFKPPLPLPNAKDISGTERLPEETSVVKQDPFRSRINPLIQRSSRLRSSLIFSAAKLDQPNSSAEKVQMVHKEQTSTEMTKEAETIKAGTVSKVAELLEKYKSVGKDSQSTTLSHTKAVSAFLQEESQNAGRKGTTSVQYKILESRVLDSKDSFSPYKLHPESGEPFGASASATDPAGFHGGNKAEKLASRFYPADQPGLPPEKESLIFVGETPKCAIADRTESVPARGGDGSEAEVPKPAPAPVGTLSSRNQGSDSSLSKPDEESGKQEQSPREFFRRGSLKLKQLLSPKAEKKPEEEAGLEGWKPEKLSAGAPLKRAPRCDSQEVIEEEKSPKLPAPGPALRPNPAPQPRLPSSAANVLYSSNLRDDTKVILEQISAHSQKNRAEVVARQLPAASNPEVSRSTTSLDRKGDERNTGIGRSESFGSHKRGLQREASEDRDSLLKRMESMRKEKRVYSRFEVFCKKEEQGGEEEYEADAKDKKMGKFMPKLLGSFKTKK